CGGGGTAATTTTTTCTAATCGGTGGCGCAACAGCATGCGTTGGCGAATATCTTGGTCAACACGAGTGCCATAATCGAGATAATCATCGGATAGGTAGCCGCTCATAGGATGGTAAGCACGCGTCTGATATTGCTCTTCGGGCAACGCGATAAACGAGTAGCGTAAACGCACTGACATATGCTTGGCATCGGGCGTGACCTGGGCAACATAGTTACCCTCTTTGGCACTATTGAAAGTCAGCAGTACATCCACATCGCTATTTCGCTCAAACGATTTCACCCCTTCAGGTAAAATCAAAGACTTGGCTTTGTCTAACTGGTAGCTACCCTGTTTAGTTTGCTCTAAGACATCACTAATACCATGTAGATCGTTAACGACCAGATCATTTATGGCGACTAAGTTACGCTTACCCGTAACGACTTTTCCGCGCCATAAAACAGATTCAGCAAATGCCTCTTTCACTGCACGTTGTTCGGCTGCATTATCAGTACTTGCGCGGTAAGCGGTATTGAGCTGTTTAAGAATAAGGTATGGGCCGTGGCGCTCAAACTGCACCATTCGGGTGCGGCCTAGCTGGCCTCTATCAAGACCAATATCATTGGAACCTACCCCATGAGGTAAGCTGGTGAGTAATAGAAAAGGTTGATTGAGTTTGTTGGCTTCAATGTAGAGTTCACCAGATGCTTTTTCATAAAACAGATTGATGAAACCTGTAGCTGCTTGGCTTTTTTTAATAATCGTCGTGGTGTTAATTGCAGCATACGAACTGGTCAATGGCACCGTCGCCAAGGCGATTGCCAGTGCAAGTTTGTAGGGTTTCATGGTCTCTCCTTGAGCCTTATTGTTCGCTATCGTATCGATACAATAGTCTTTATTATTGGTTAGCTTAATAAATAGGCTGGCACTATTGCAAGCCTATACCCATCCTATATCAATAGTTATTCCGCCAAATCATGATTTTCTACCACATACGCTAATCCAATGAGTTATTGTTTCAAATAACTCATTAAGGACAATAGGTTTAGTAATATGTGCATTCATCCCTGCTGACAGACTTTTCTCTCTATCGCCAGACATTGCATGGGCCGTCATCGCGATAACCGGCAGCTCTGATACTGGATAACGTTTACGCAGCTCTCTGGTTGCGGTTAAACCATCCATCACAGGCATCTGAATATCCATCAGTACCGCATCATAATTCCCAGCATCAATCATATCTAAGGCTATTTGACCGTTATCGGCCACATCGACCATATAACCGGCACTCTTCAGTAGCTCAGTCGCAACCTGCTGGTTAATAAAGTTATCTTCTACCAATAATATGTAGCCAGCGTCTTTATCTGACACATCTTCAATCACCTCTGGCAGCTGATTTAAACTAGGTTCATCAGAGAATGCCGAGATAATTTCATCAAACAGAGATGAGGCTTTAAAGGGCTTTTGCAGCAGGGCAAATACATTAGAGGCTTCAACGTCCTTATGCATTGGCTCTGCCGCGTAAGCAGTCATCATGATGATCACTGGACGCTTAGCCAGTTTGCCTTCAGCCACCATGGCGTCGATCTCTTTAATCACCGCAATGCCATCCATCTCAGGCATCATCCAATCGAGCAGTAACAGATCGACCGGATTCTTACTGAGTTTATATAACCCCTCGGGACCACTCGCGGCAGTATCGACTGTGAAGTGAAAATCACGCATGACACTAGAATAGATCTGCAATGCGGTAGGGTTATCGTCGATGACTAAGGTCTTTAAGTTGCCTAACGTTGCCGGCACGATTAATGGAAGTACTTCAGCTTCTTCGGCAATCTCAAAGCTAATGGTAAAGCTAAAGCTACTACCCACCCCCATCTCACTTTCAACTTGCATGGTACCGCCCATCATCGACACTAGGTGTTTACTGATGGACAGCCCAAGGCCGGTACCACCATATTTACGCGTGGTTGAACCATCAGCTTGGGCAAAGGCGTCAAACAAAATAGCTTGCTGCTCTTTGCTGATCCCGATGCCTGTATCACGTACCCAGAATTTAAGTGTAATACGATGATCTCGCTCACCTACATCTTCACAGCCAAGCTCAATCTCTCCAGACTGAGTGAACTTAACCGCATTAGAGAGCATGTTAATTAGCACTTGCCCAAGACGCAGTGGATCGCCCTCAAGGATAAGCCCTGCTGTGACTGGTGCATACAACAGTAGTTCGACCCCCTTCTCCTGCGCTTTGAGGGCATTGAGATCCAGTGCATGATCCAGCACTTTATCGAGTGGGAATGCTACCCGTTCAAGCTCAAGTTTACCGGCTTCAATCTTTGAGAAGTCGAGAATGTCGTTGATAATTCGCAGTAATGAATGAGCAGAGAAACCTGCTTTGTCGAGGTAATCTTTTTGCTGCGCCGTTAACGACGTACGCTGCGCCAGCTGTAACATACCAATAATGGCGTTCATCGGTGTGCGGATCTCGTGGCTCATATTAGCCAAGAATTCACTCTTATAAAGGTTTGCCATTTCAGCGTCTTGCTTAGCTTCAAGCATGGCAACTTCGTTACGCTTATGGCGAGTAATGTCTTTATGGGTGCCCACCATGCGTTTAGGTTGGTTGGTGGGGGTAAACTCAACCACTCGTCCACGCGATAGCAGCCAATGGTACTCGCCATTTTTACCTAGCATTCTAAATTCTACGTCGTAGGTGCCAACAGGATCGCTCAAGTACTCGTTACGATGTTCCTCGACCCGTATACGGTCATCAGGGTGAATAAGCTCATCGATTGTTGACACTAACGCGGGAAACTCATTGCTCTTATAACCCAACATTGAGTAATAAGCTGGATTACAAATAATTTGCTCTGAATCTAAATACCAATCCCACAGACCATCTTCTACTGCATCCATTGCGAGATGATAACGCTCTTCAGACAAACGCAGCTGCTCTGCAGATTCATACTCACGAGTGACATCACGCCATACCGCAATCAAACCCAATAACTCATCACGGCGGTTATAGAATGGGATTTTAAGGGTATCGAGCAGTACAGGCTTACCCGCCAACTCCACTTTCTCTTGGTAACGTAACGGTACTCGGTTAGTTAGGACTCTTTCATCTTCCGCTCGAATACGAACCGCTTGCTCGCTCGGTATCAATGCATCGGCATACTGACCGATGAGCTCATTCTCGGTGTAACCAAGCATTCGCTCTGCTGATTTATTACACCCCAAATAACGACCATCTTTATCTTTAAACACAATGGCTTCTGGAATCGAATCGAGTAGCGAACGTAGCAAGGCATACTCTTGTTCACGCCGCTCGGTGGTGTCTTTTAATCGCTCAGTACGTTGTGCAACGAGCTTGTCCAACCGCCGGTTTTGTTCTGCTAGGTGTCGGGTATATTGCTTGTTCTCTTCAAAAATCCGACTCACTAATTGGAACCAGGGAGCCCACCCCTCAGTGATCTTCTCCGGGGGTTTAATCGGTTCAGCCGAGCACTCTTCTAAGTGGGTTAACAATCGCGTCGCAGGATTAACGAATGAGCGACGTGTCTGCCAATGTACAATGGTGACCAAGATCGATAACGCCATCACCACCAACACAAATGACATCTCTAGTTTTTCCCAAGAATCCTTAAATAGGTCATCCACATCTTGCAGATACAGTAGTCGCCAAGGGGCATTATTTAACGCAACAGAATGAATGTAGTAACCATTGCGAATGATTCCTTCATGGGCATCAAACAGCTCTGACTCTGGAACCGAGTGCAACTCAGAGGGAATTTTTTGGCTGATATGGTAGACCCGACTAAAGTCAGAGGTATCGATATCGCTGTGGGACAAAATATTGTTATCTTGATCCAGCAAGATAACGGTACCCGGCATTTTAAAGTAGAGGCGGATCTGTTTTGCCAATGAGGATAATGTCATGTCTAGATTGATTGAGCCGATAAACTCATCTTCTAGATAAATAGGTACCCCTAAAGTTGTCAGCAA
The Shewanella sp. KX20019 DNA segment above includes these coding regions:
- a CDS encoding response regulator, coding for MKPTDPAPQLKSPIQKNYSRAVFYTYIGVIIMALLTAGLFFERQKTQVMEQREELVERHVMQIDLLLESSIRAVKSLRDVAIDHLKLGELVRKDRLPQYEKFDESGQFFTLEPNYAHTGDPFTSMGRITGAGSLNGRSDKFYQELEMLFELSLSFPVAKQAAPKASSVYYISKRRIMSYYPWPSDEQRFRDELLNKKQFQLVTPAMNPQRSIAWSPAYVEPTEKGLLTTLGVPIYLEDEFIGSINLDMTLSSLAKQIRLYFKMPGTVILLDQDNNILSHSDIDTSDFSRVYHISQKIPSELHSVPESELFDAHEGIIRNGYYIHSVALNNAPWRLLYLQDVDDLFKDSWEKLEMSFVLVVMALSILVTIVHWQTRRSFVNPATRLLTHLEECSAEPIKPPEKITEGWAPWFQLVSRIFEENKQYTRHLAEQNRRLDKLVAQRTERLKDTTERREQEYALLRSLLDSIPEAIVFKDKDGRYLGCNKSAERMLGYTENELIGQYADALIPSEQAVRIRAEDERVLTNRVPLRYQEKVELAGKPVLLDTLKIPFYNRRDELLGLIAVWRDVTREYESAEQLRLSEERYHLAMDAVEDGLWDWYLDSEQIICNPAYYSMLGYKSNEFPALVSTIDELIHPDDRIRVEEHRNEYLSDPVGTYDVEFRMLGKNGEYHWLLSRGRVVEFTPTNQPKRMVGTHKDITRHKRNEVAMLEAKQDAEMANLYKSEFLANMSHEIRTPMNAIIGMLQLAQRTSLTAQQKDYLDKAGFSAHSLLRIINDILDFSKIEAGKLELERVAFPLDKVLDHALDLNALKAQEKGVELLLYAPVTAGLILEGDPLRLGQVLINMLSNAVKFTQSGEIELGCEDVGERDHRITLKFWVRDTGIGISKEQQAILFDAFAQADGSTTRKYGGTGLGLSISKHLVSMMGGTMQVESEMGVGSSFSFTISFEIAEEAEVLPLIVPATLGNLKTLVIDDNPTALQIYSSVMRDFHFTVDTAASGPEGLYKLSKNPVDLLLLDWMMPEMDGIAVIKEIDAMVAEGKLAKRPVIIMMTAYAAEPMHKDVEASNVFALLQKPFKASSLFDEIISAFSDEPSLNQLPEVIEDVSDKDAGYILLVEDNFINQQVATELLKSAGYMVDVADNGQIALDMIDAGNYDAVLMDIQMPVMDGLTATRELRKRYPVSELPVIAMTAHAMSGDREKSLSAGMNAHITKPIVLNELFETITHWISVCGRKS